One Sparus aurata chromosome 5, fSpaAur1.1, whole genome shotgun sequence genomic window carries:
- the smarcb1a gene encoding SWI/SNF-related matrix-associated actin-dependent regulator of chromatin subfamily B member 1-A: MALSKTFGQKPVKFQLEEDGDFYMIGSEVGNYLRMFRGSLYKRYPSLWRKLASVEERKKIVESSHDHGYTQLATSVTLLKASEVEEILEGNDEKYKAVSISTEPPAYLREQKAKRNSQWVPTLPNSSHHLDAVPCSTTINRSRLGRDKKRTFPLCFDDHDPAVIHENATQSEVLVPIRLDMEIEGQKLRDAFTWNMNEKLMTPEMFAEILCDDLDLSPLAFVPAIASAIRQQIESYPTDSILEDQADQRVIIKLNIHVGNISLVDQFEWDMSERENSPEKFALKLCSELGLGGEFVTTIAYSIRGQLSWHQRTYAFSENPLPTVEIAIRNTGDADQWCPLLETLTDAEMEKKIRDQDRNTRRMRRLANTAPAW, translated from the exons ATGGCGCTTAGCAAGACGTTTGGACAAAAACCGGTCAAATTTCAGCTTGAAGAGGATGGAGACTTTTACATGATCGGATCGGAG gtgGGAAACTACCTCCGTATGTTCAGAGGCTCCCTGTATAAAAGATACCCGTCATTATGGAGAAAACTGGCATCAGTAGAAGAACGAAAGAAAATAGTGGAGTCATCACACG ATCACGGCTACACTCAGCTGGCCACCAGTGTGACCCTGCTGAAGGCCTCGGAGGTCGAGGAGATCCTGGAAGGAAACGATGAGAAGTACAAAGCTGTCTCCATCAGCACTGAGCCCCCCGCCTACCTCAG GGAACAGAAGGCCAAGAGGAACAGTCAGTGGGTTCCTACGCTGCCTAACAGCTCTCACCACCTGGACGCAGTGCCATGCTCCACCACCATCAACCGCAGCCGACTGGGTCGCGATAAGAAGAGGACCTTCCCACTGTG CTTTGACGACCACGATCCAGCAGTGATCCACGAGAACGCTACTCAGTCTGAAGTTCTGGTTCCAATCCGTCTGGACATGGAGATTGAGGGACAGAAGCTCAGAGACGCTTTCACTTGGAATATGAATG AGAAGCTGATGACGCCTGAGATGTTCGCTGAGATCCTTTGTGACGACCTGGACCTCAGCCCGCTGGCCTTCGTCCCTGCCATCGCCTCCGCCATCCGACAGCAGATCGAGTCTTATCCCACAGACAGCATCCTGGAGGATCAAGCTGACCAGAGGGTCATCATCAAG TTGAACATCCACGTTGGGAACATCTCCCTGGTGGATCAGTTTGAGTGGGATATGTCTGAGAGGGAGAACTCTCCTGAGAAGTTTGCCCTGAAGCTCTGCTCAGAGCTCGGTCTGGGCGGAGAGTTTGTCACCACCATCGCCTACAGCATCCGCGGTCAGCTGAGCTGGCACCAGAGGACATACGCCTTCAG TGAGAACCCGCTGCCCACAGTGGAGATAGCCATTAGAAACACAGGTGATGCTGACCAGTGGTGCCCCCTGCTTGAGACGCTGACAGACGcagagatggagaagaagaTCAGAGATCAGGACAGAAACACAAG GCGAATGAGGCGACTGGCTAACACAGCACCTGCATGGTAG